In Cytobacillus oceanisediminis, the following proteins share a genomic window:
- a CDS encoding GAF domain-containing sensor histidine kinase: MKKIDSITRRERIASFYIYSISFLGVIAVIFSICKSEMPSEPITLLLLAVFMGITEYFPIRIGRGGVTLSLTLIYPMSWEFGIHITVVACVCAMVFTHTLRRLPMQRTLFNCTQFAFSIILAEWVSNKCISFFTEMNLPVLYEELISFLIFTIFFCLINTLLYDLLMVLLPQPYSLEQWYKKNILLLLSGSFCLIYASLIYILEHRYLGELDGITVLFFFFPLVAICIISSFMRQIRIEKERLYNLFSVTTELSHGLSAKNLHQMKQTLQGFLGIQAYALWTKEGGDWMILLKDGKVHSNRSNSSNPNFEEISETFVAADWKTGMAPGDEIFEDVIRSLVYLPLKVNHELVGMFVAGKSRGASFIPEDIQSLSTFANQLGSLLKTRSLVSEQEKRMILEERNRLAREIHDGIAQVLAGVIFQLESSLRQSADQSGNMEQTVDKSIKKLRNSLGEVRYSIYALKPYPTQRLGLKQAIANKIQSIKQDYDLAIKYHERGRSRPLSFTKERVIFETLQESLQNIVKHAKADEVDILLSYQREHVLLKVKDNGVGFSLFESMIKTKHEPHYGILNMNEQAEKLGATLQIDSSIGKGTEITLLIPDSEIKEGYHDSSIISG; encoded by the coding sequence TTGAAAAAGATAGACTCTATTACTAGGAGGGAACGAATAGCAAGTTTTTATATTTATTCTATTTCTTTTCTTGGTGTGATTGCTGTTATCTTTTCTATATGTAAAAGTGAAATGCCTTCTGAACCCATAACTCTTTTGCTGTTAGCAGTGTTTATGGGGATTACTGAGTATTTTCCGATCCGGATTGGAAGAGGAGGTGTTACACTCAGCCTGACGCTTATTTATCCAATGAGTTGGGAGTTTGGAATACATATAACGGTTGTTGCTTGTGTATGTGCAATGGTATTCACTCATACACTTCGTCGCTTGCCAATGCAAAGGACATTATTTAATTGCACCCAATTTGCTTTTAGTATCATTTTGGCAGAATGGGTTTCCAACAAATGTATTTCTTTTTTTACGGAGATGAACCTCCCGGTTTTATATGAAGAATTAATAAGCTTCCTTATATTTACCATATTTTTTTGCCTGATCAACACCCTTTTATACGATCTTTTAATGGTTCTTCTTCCTCAGCCATATTCACTGGAACAGTGGTACAAGAAAAATATATTACTATTGTTGAGTGGAAGTTTTTGCCTGATTTACGCTTCCCTTATTTATATTCTAGAACACCGATATCTCGGAGAGTTGGATGGAATTACCGTTCTGTTCTTCTTTTTCCCGCTTGTAGCAATCTGCATCATTAGCTCCTTCATGCGGCAAATACGGATTGAAAAAGAACGATTATATAACCTATTTTCTGTTACGACAGAGTTAAGTCACGGGCTATCTGCCAAAAACTTACATCAGATGAAACAAACACTCCAAGGATTCTTGGGGATACAGGCCTATGCATTATGGACAAAAGAAGGAGGAGACTGGATGATTCTGTTAAAGGATGGAAAGGTGCATTCCAATCGTTCAAACTCTTCTAATCCGAATTTTGAAGAGATCTCAGAAACCTTTGTTGCTGCTGATTGGAAAACAGGTATGGCTCCGGGTGATGAAATATTTGAAGATGTCATACGTTCCCTTGTCTATCTGCCCCTTAAAGTAAATCATGAATTGGTAGGGATGTTTGTTGCGGGTAAAAGCAGGGGGGCGAGTTTTATTCCCGAAGATATACAATCCTTATCTACGTTTGCCAATCAATTGGGCAGCTTGCTTAAAACACGGTCGCTCGTCTCGGAGCAGGAAAAACGAATGATCCTGGAAGAAAGAAATCGGCTTGCCCGGGAAATTCACGATGGAATTGCACAAGTATTAGCCGGGGTCATATTTCAGCTGGAATCATCTCTGAGGCAGTCCGCAGATCAATCAGGAAACATGGAGCAAACGGTAGACAAAAGTATAAAAAAATTACGGAACAGTTTAGGTGAAGTCCGCTATTCTATCTATGCTTTAAAGCCATATCCTACCCAAAGACTAGGGCTAAAACAAGCCATTGCAAATAAAATTCAATCGATCAAACAAGACTATGATCTGGCGATTAAATATCATGAAAGGGGCCGTTCACGACCACTCAGTTTTACAAAAGAAAGAGTTATCTTCGAAACTTTACAGGAAAGCCTGCAGAATATTGTAAAGCATGCAAAAGCAGACGAAGTTGATATTCTTCTAAGCTATCAGCGTGAACATGTGCTTTTAAAAGTGAAGGACAACGGGGTTGGTTTTTCCCTTTTTGAATCCATGATTAAAACAAAGCATGAGCCTCATTATGGCATTTTGAATATGAATGAACAAGCTGAAAAGCTGGGTGCTACCCTTCAGATTGATAGTTCCATAGGAAAAGGTACAGAAATTACATTATTAATTCCAGATTCAGAAATAAAGGAGGGGTATCATGATTCAAGTATTATTAGTGGATGA
- a CDS encoding response regulator, with protein sequence MIQVLLVDDHTVLRDGIRSILDLESDIQVAGEAVSGNEVLKKVEEYRPDCILMDINLPGKNGIEVTSLVKSQYPNCRVLVLTMFEDDEYLMEALRAGADGYLLKDSSSEQVVEAIRMVSQGDSVIHPRMTKKLITYHHQQTKSESTENALTEREKEILFELVKGLSNKEIAEALFISDKTVKIHINKIFKKLNVKSRSQAVIYAVRNQLVPFS encoded by the coding sequence ATGATTCAAGTATTATTAGTGGATGATCATACAGTTTTGCGTGATGGAATTCGGAGCATATTAGATCTCGAATCTGACATCCAAGTCGCAGGAGAAGCCGTTTCCGGGAATGAGGTATTGAAGAAAGTAGAAGAGTATCGACCTGATTGTATTTTGATGGACATCAATCTCCCAGGAAAAAATGGCATTGAGGTCACGTCCCTCGTGAAAAGTCAGTATCCGAATTGCCGCGTTCTTGTTTTGACGATGTTTGAAGATGATGAATATTTAATGGAAGCACTTCGTGCGGGGGCAGATGGCTATTTATTGAAGGACTCGTCATCTGAACAAGTGGTGGAAGCGATTCGAATGGTATCACAAGGAGATTCGGTTATTCATCCCCGCATGACCAAAAAGCTGATCACGTATCATCACCAGCAAACGAAATCCGAATCAACTGAAAATGCGCTGACAGAGCGTGAAAAAGAAATACTGTTTGAATTGGTCAAAGGTCTTAGCAACAAAGAAATCGCTGAAGCCTTATTTATCAGTGATAAGACCGTCAAAATTCACATCAATAAGATTTTCAAAAAGCTTAATGTGAAAAGCCGTTCACAGGCAGTCATATATGCCGTTCGAAATCAACTTGTTCCTTTTTCTTAA